The Chitinophagales bacterium genome includes a window with the following:
- a CDS encoding YicC/YloC family endoribonuclease codes for MLHSMTGYGRVNLNFRVQQLTIEIKTLNSKYFDLNLKIPAFLKHKEFDIRNLLQEKLQRGKIDCSILLEGQENFEAVKINEKLAEEYLSQLRAFCKKQNLVEENLLDQVLKMPQVLESAFSELSENECKEIFEKIEIGIGKLNQHRIQEGRSLKDDLLNSLSNIENAVLEIEKIAPNRRVKKREKLDALLSEVDQNKLDETRLEQELLYYIEKLDINEELSRLKGHCEYFREIIENDNSSKGKKLGFMSQELGREINTLGAKANDTDIQRFVVLMKEDLEKIKEQVNNAL; via the coding sequence ATGCTTCATTCCATGACTGGTTACGGTAGGGTAAATCTCAATTTCAGGGTACAACAACTCACGATTGAGATCAAAACGCTCAACAGCAAATACTTTGACCTCAACCTGAAAATCCCCGCTTTTTTAAAGCACAAAGAATTTGATATCCGCAATTTATTGCAGGAAAAACTACAGCGCGGAAAAATAGATTGCAGCATCTTACTGGAAGGACAGGAAAATTTTGAGGCAGTAAAAATCAATGAAAAACTGGCCGAAGAATACCTCTCGCAATTGCGCGCATTTTGCAAAAAACAGAATTTGGTCGAAGAAAATCTACTCGATCAGGTATTGAAAATGCCGCAGGTTTTGGAGAGTGCCTTTTCAGAATTGAGCGAGAATGAATGCAAGGAAATTTTTGAAAAAATCGAAATCGGTATCGGAAAACTCAATCAGCACCGTATTCAAGAAGGAAGAAGCTTAAAGGATGATTTGCTCAATAGCTTGTCCAATATTGAAAATGCCGTGCTGGAAATAGAAAAAATAGCTCCCAATAGAAGGGTGAAAAAGCGGGAAAAACTAGATGCACTGCTGAGCGAAGTGGATCAAAACAAGTTGGACGAAACCCGGCTAGAACAGGAATTGCTCTATTATATCGAAAAATTAGATATCAATGAAGAATTGTCTCGCTTGAAAGGGCACTGTGAATATTTTAGGGAAATAATTGAAAATGACAATAGCTCCAAAGGAAAAAAATTGGGCTTTATGTCGCAGGAGCTGGGCAGGGAGATCAATACACTGGGTGCCAAGGCCAATGACACCGATATTCAGCGCTTTGTGGTATTGATGAAAGAGGATTTAGAAAAAATAAAAGAACAGGTGAACAACGCATTATGA
- a CDS encoding SNF2-related protein: MSTITKKNLSSELLEYIQRHANSSSLSRGQAYMKQRKCKLLKYDEEKGQAKYEVRGSSLYTVNIKNLNTDVETSCNCPYDFGGICKHQVAAVLDFVNKAKNLDALLEKKKQTVPKRKSINPIQYKDYSSLENMLKDQFRYFEPTGSIFVEHIEAGKAVFTVEERTGSWYSPIKEVTVAFSFNKKNELQSVCSCDTYVNTYCKHEKTVIYALKDSAKNDNLFKLVKDPKPLREKVKEQYGVDNDKQIDIDFELELEDGLLQYSPIDDSILKRSKYMDWEGFHIQSFVNRADSDILKTCIVPEKEGSKAQKQTAFGYALEFFDENSLIPLNIHPLEGKVSKSNDKLISGIKHIYHFPKTEIASLQIKVTNIQETTPYNHHNPDTKQWFKSTLELYPLLEDAFEVLENEICYQLKPNQEIRKSNLRLMRIRSEKPRLCFELSEDQNYYIFKAFIKIDKRLVDLEKDYVNKPFPTVFFTQNQEIYLFPNVEMALAFNYFKENAVFKFQKEDIADFLQNMIIPLSENYPIRFNVKSDLFAMETAQKSSKRIYLSELSEYILFKPVLDYGQKEVDVFHQGDAFFKDEKDKLKKLDRDFEEENFLMDFLLDAHESFRKRKHRDIFYLSVDEMTESGWFFNFFKQAKENEVEVFGFDKLKNFKYNVNKAKVNVSVKSNIDWFDTKIDVSFGDQVVDLSSLKKAVVNKQNYVKLGDGSIGILPEKWLDKLERYFRIGQVKKDGVQVSKLHFSVVDEYFDQIDDISVKQEIEEKKTALLDFEKVENLKLPVGVKAQLRDYQQSGYNWLGFLQKFSFGGCLADDMGLGKTLQVLTLLMQQKNEKKTCSLVVVPRSLIFNWQAEADKFCPKLKYFVHHGTKRQSDTKNFKKYDFILTTYGTAAGDIELLKDYRFNYIVLDESQAIKNPRSKRFKAMRLLQGANRLALTGTPVENNTFDLYAQMQFLNPGFLGSENDFKKNYSDPIDKDKNEKRAVELRNLINPFILRRTKEQVATELPEKTESVIYCDMDKSQRKIYDAMRNKYRNYVMGKIEEDGLNKSRMYVLEGLTKLRQVCNSPALISGDEVYENVSIKLDTLKEHILDKTGNHKVLVFSQFVKMLGLIKNTLDEAGIQYAYLDGATQKREEQVDYFQNDSDCRVFLISLKAGGTGLNLTAADYVYIVDPWWNPAVEAQAIDRCYRIGQDKHVFSYKMICKDTVEEKILDLQKHKLKLSSDLIKTDDAVFKKLEQKDIAALFD, from the coding sequence ATGTCTACAATAACGAAAAAAAATCTATCGAGTGAGCTTTTGGAGTATATTCAAAGGCATGCCAATTCTTCTAGTCTCTCCAGAGGGCAGGCATACATGAAGCAGCGCAAGTGTAAGCTTTTGAAGTACGATGAGGAAAAAGGGCAGGCCAAATATGAAGTTCGGGGTTCAAGCTTATACACCGTAAATATCAAAAACTTAAATACGGATGTTGAAACCTCCTGTAATTGTCCTTATGATTTTGGCGGAATATGCAAGCACCAGGTAGCCGCTGTCCTTGATTTTGTCAATAAAGCAAAAAACCTAGATGCTTTACTTGAAAAAAAGAAACAGACTGTTCCAAAAAGAAAATCAATAAATCCTATCCAGTATAAGGATTATAGTTCGCTGGAAAATATGCTGAAAGACCAATTTAGATACTTTGAGCCCACTGGGTCTATTTTTGTTGAGCATATTGAAGCGGGCAAAGCAGTATTTACTGTGGAGGAAAGGACGGGTAGCTGGTATAGCCCTATCAAAGAAGTTACAGTAGCATTTAGCTTTAATAAGAAAAACGAATTGCAAAGTGTTTGCAGTTGCGACACCTATGTAAACACATATTGCAAGCATGAAAAAACAGTAATATATGCCTTGAAGGATTCTGCCAAAAATGACAATCTTTTTAAACTAGTCAAAGACCCAAAGCCACTAAGGGAGAAAGTCAAAGAGCAGTATGGCGTGGATAATGACAAACAGATAGACATAGATTTTGAGCTGGAATTAGAGGATGGGTTATTACAGTACTCTCCTATAGATGACAGCATTTTAAAGCGCAGCAAATACATGGATTGGGAAGGTTTCCACATTCAAAGTTTTGTAAACCGAGCGGACAGCGATATTCTGAAAACCTGTATTGTTCCTGAAAAGGAGGGGTCGAAGGCTCAAAAACAAACGGCATTTGGCTATGCCCTGGAGTTTTTTGATGAAAACAGCTTAATCCCACTCAATATCCATCCTTTGGAAGGAAAGGTCTCCAAGAGTAATGACAAGCTCATTTCAGGCATCAAACACATCTATCATTTCCCAAAGACTGAGATTGCCTCGCTACAAATCAAAGTGACAAATATACAAGAAACCACGCCTTATAATCACCACAATCCCGATACCAAGCAATGGTTTAAGTCAACCCTGGAGCTCTACCCCTTACTTGAGGATGCTTTTGAGGTACTTGAAAATGAAATTTGTTATCAGCTTAAACCAAATCAGGAAATACGCAAAAGCAATTTAAGGCTAATGCGCATTCGCTCGGAAAAGCCGCGCCTGTGCTTTGAGCTAAGTGAAGATCAAAATTATTATATTTTTAAAGCATTTATTAAAATAGATAAAAGACTTGTTGATCTTGAAAAAGACTATGTAAACAAACCATTTCCAACAGTATTTTTCACCCAAAATCAAGAAATTTATTTATTTCCAAATGTTGAGATGGCACTTGCCTTTAATTATTTCAAGGAAAATGCTGTTTTTAAATTTCAAAAAGAGGATATAGCTGATTTTCTTCAAAATATGATCATTCCACTATCAGAGAATTATCCCATAAGATTTAATGTCAAAAGTGATTTGTTTGCAATGGAAACAGCCCAAAAATCAAGTAAAAGAATTTATTTAAGCGAATTGAGTGAATATATCCTTTTTAAACCCGTGCTGGATTACGGACAAAAGGAAGTAGATGTATTTCATCAGGGAGATGCTTTTTTTAAGGATGAAAAGGACAAGCTTAAAAAGCTGGATCGTGATTTTGAGGAAGAAAATTTCCTGATGGATTTTTTATTGGATGCGCACGAAAGCTTTAGGAAAAGGAAGCACAGGGATATATTTTATCTTTCAGTGGACGAGATGACGGAATCTGGTTGGTTTTTTAATTTCTTTAAACAGGCCAAGGAAAATGAAGTGGAGGTTTTTGGTTTCGATAAGCTTAAAAACTTCAAATACAATGTCAACAAAGCAAAGGTAAATGTTTCAGTAAAATCCAATATTGACTGGTTTGATACCAAAATTGATGTCAGTTTTGGCGATCAGGTAGTGGATTTGAGCAGCCTAAAAAAAGCAGTAGTCAACAAGCAAAACTATGTAAAATTGGGCGATGGAAGTATAGGCATATTGCCCGAAAAATGGTTGGATAAACTGGAACGCTATTTCCGCATTGGTCAAGTGAAAAAAGACGGAGTTCAGGTTTCAAAACTGCATTTTTCCGTTGTAGATGAATATTTTGACCAAATAGATGATATTTCCGTAAAGCAGGAAATAGAAGAAAAAAAGACGGCATTGCTCGATTTTGAAAAAGTGGAAAACCTGAAATTGCCCGTGGGTGTAAAAGCCCAACTGCGCGATTATCAGCAAAGCGGTTACAATTGGTTGGGCTTTCTCCAAAAGTTTTCCTTCGGTGGTTGCTTGGCAGATGATATGGGACTTGGCAAAACCCTTCAGGTATTGACGCTCCTTATGCAGCAGAAAAATGAAAAGAAAACCTGTAGCCTGGTAGTGGTGCCCCGCTCCCTGATTTTCAACTGGCAGGCAGAAGCGGATAAATTCTGCCCTAAATTAAAATATTTTGTACATCACGGAACCAAAAGGCAAAGCGATACAAAGAATTTTAAAAAGTATGATTTTATATTGACTACCTATGGTACTGCCGCGGGCGATATTGAGTTGCTAAAGGATTATCGGTTCAATTATATTGTATTGGATGAGTCCCAAGCCATTAAAAATCCCCGATCGAAAAGGTTTAAGGCCATGCGGCTTTTACAGGGAGCAAATAGGCTGGCATTGACCGGCACTCCGGTAGAAAATAACACATTCGATCTATATGCGCAAATGCAATTTCTCAATCCCGGGTTTTTGGGTTCTGAAAATGACTTTAAGAAAAACTATTCCGACCCCATAGACAAGGATAAAAATGAAAAGCGGGCAGTGGAATTGAGAAACTTGATCAATCCCTTTATTCTTAGGCGTACCAAAGAACAGGTAGCTACCGAGCTTCCCGAAAAAACGGAAAGTGTCATTTATTGTGATATGGATAAATCGCAGCGAAAAATCTATGATGCCATGCGCAATAAATACCGCAATTATGTAATGGGAAAAATTGAAGAGGACGGGCTGAACAAATCGCGCATGTACGTACTGGAAGGGCTTACAAAATTAAGGCAGGTTTGCAACAGTCCCGCCCTGATTTCCGGTGATGAGGTCTATGAAAATGTGTCGATAAAACTTGATACCTTAAAAGAGCATATCTTGGATAAAACCGGCAATCACAAAGTGCTTGTGTTTTCCCAATTCGTAAAAATGCTGGGGCTTATCAAAAATACATTGGATGAGGCGGGCATTCAATATGCCTATCTCGATGGCGCAACTCAAAAGCGAGAAGAGCAGGTAGATTATTTTCAAAATGACAGTGATTGCAGAGTGTTCTTAATCAGCTTAAAAGCCGGAGGTACAGGTCTAAACCTCACCGCTGCAGATTATGTCTATATTGTAGATCCCTGGTGGAATCCTGCCGTTGAAGCACAGGCCATAGACCGTTGCTATAGAATAGGTCAGGACAAACATGTTTTTTCGTACAAAATGATTTGCAAGGATACCGTAGAGGAAAAAATCCTAGATCTACAAAAGCACAAATTGAAACTTTCCTCTGACCTGATAAAAACAGATGATGCCGTATTCAAAAAACTGGAGCAAAAGGATATTGCCGCACTTTTTGATTAG